A DNA window from Pseudorasbora parva isolate DD20220531a chromosome 5, ASM2467924v1, whole genome shotgun sequence contains the following coding sequences:
- the LOC137075911 gene encoding piggyBac transposable element-derived protein 2-like, which produces MAGKRKCYSVGEVIEYICLPDGALSDTESIPDDKIADPDFEESPEAYESDSSFDDDKPQAEIPKANLNHLDVEIHNIHADSDTEVPDDNEPQPGPAPVNKEFSWRQRKPPAADIDSSFRGPAFSPPPDEIPSPKWYFDQFMDKSVFEHISHQSNLYAVMKNGPELKTTPSEIEQFIGLHILMTVVRMPSYRMYWQTATRYDPIATVMGRKRFDNLRTYIHMNDNTNVKQKGEPGYDPLFKVRPVLEKVRSNCLKVEPEENHSIDEQMIPFKGKIGMKQYIKNKPHKWGIKVFTRAGVTGLVYDFEVYTGKGTVTNERGLGVAGEVVLRLVSEVPKGLNYKCFFDNWFTSPELIVELKKMGILTVATINRNRLRGCTLKSDKELSKAGRGAYEVKYEKTSGMSIVKWYDNKAVLLASSFIGPEPVERCRRWSKEKKEYVEVDRPHIVKVYNHNMGGVDLADMFAALYRIDIRPRRWYLRILYYLIDLSLVNGWLLYRRHLTQKQEKKYMPLLDFRVQVADALIKVGKQADLNSRKRGRPSLEDDPTSHQAAPPQPPLQRISAPSVDVRLDRCDHFPIHAEKRGRCRLCKTGYTQTACLKCKVLLCFTKDKNCFMEYHMTK; this is translated from the coding sequence ATGGCAGGCAAACGAAAGTGTTACTCAGTCGGGGAAGTCATTGAGTACATTTGCCTTCCTGATGGTGCTTTATCTGACACAGAATCCATTCCAGACGATAAAATTGCTgatccagattttgaggaatctCCTGAAGCATATGAGTCTGACTCCAGCTTTGATGATGATAAGCCACAGGCAGAAATACCAAAAGCTAACCTCAACCACCTTGATGTTGAAATTCATAACATACATGCAGACAGTGACACTGAGGTCCCAGATGACAATGAACCTCAGCCAGGCCCAGCTCCAGTCAACAAAGAGTTTTCTTGGAGGCAGAGGAAACCTCCAGCAGCTGACATAGACTCTTCATTCAGAGGACCTGCATTCTCACCTCCCCCAGACGAAATACCAAGTCCAAAGTGGTATTTTGATCAGTTCATGGACAAATCTGTGTTTGAACATATTTCTCACCAATCTAACTTGTATGCAGTTATGAAGAATGGCCCAGAACTGAAAACAACCCCTTCTGAAATAGAGCAGTTCATTGGTTTACACATCTTGATGACCGTAGTACGTATGCCATCGTACCGCATGTACTGGCAGACGGCAACCCGCTACGACCCAATTGCGACAGTCATGGGACGTAAGCGATTTGATAATCTACGTACATACATTCACATGAACGACAATACCAATGTGAAGCAAAAGGGTGAGCCTGGATACGATCCATTATTCAAGGTGCGTCCAGTTCTTGAGAAAGTCCGTTCCAACTGTTTGAAGGTTGAACCAGAAGAAAACCACTCCATTGATGAGCAGATGATCCCCTTCAAAGGAAAGATTGGAATGAAACAGTATATCAAGAACAAGCCGCATAAATGGGGAATCAAGGTCTTTACTCGTGCAGGTGTCACTGGACTAGTCTATGACTTTGAAGTGTACACTGGAAAAGGGACCGTAACCAATGAGCGTGGACTTGGTGTTGCCGGTGAAGTTGTGCTTCGTCTCGTATCAGAAGTTCCAAAAGGACTAAACTACAAGTGCTTCTTCGACAACTGGTTCACTTCCCCTGAACTCATTGTGGAACTGAAGAAAATGGGAATTCTAACAGTTGCTACCATCAATCGTAACCGTCTCCGTGGATGTACCCTCAAGAGTGACAAGGAACTCTCAAAGGCCGGGCGTGGTGCGTATGAAGTGAAATACGAAAAGACAAGTGGGATGTCCATCGTGAAGTGGTATGATAACAAGGCAGTGTTGCTGGCATCATCCTTCATTGGCCCTGAACCTGTTGAGAGATGCAGAAGGTGGTCGAAAGAGAAGAAGGAATATGTGGAAGTGGACAGACCCCACATTGTCAAGGTGTACAACCACAACATGGGAGGAGTAGACTTAGCAGACATGTTTGCAGCTCTCTATCGCATTGACATCCGCCCACGTCGTTGGTATCTGCGCATCTTGTACTACTTGATTGACCTATCACTGGTCAATGGTTGGCTCCTCTATCGCCGTCATCTCACCCAGAAGCAGGAGAAGAAGTATATGCCACTTCTTGACTTCCGTGTTCAAGTTGCAGATGCCCTCATCAAGGTTGGCAAACAGGCTGACTTGAACAGTAGGAAAAGAGGACGACCGTCATTGGAAGATGATCCAACGTCCCATCAGGCTGCCCCACCTCAACCTCCACTTCAGAGGATCTCTGCACCATCAGTTGATGTCAGATTAGACCGATGCGATCATTTCCCCATCCATGCTGAGAAACGTGGACGATGCAGACTGTGCAAGACTGGCTACACGCAAACGGCCTGCCTGAAGTGCAAAGTACTTCTGTGCTTTACAAAAGACAAAAACTGTTTCATGGAGTACCACATGACAAAGTGA